The following coding sequences lie in one Capsicum annuum cultivar UCD-10X-F1 chromosome 5, UCD10Xv1.1, whole genome shotgun sequence genomic window:
- the LOC107870170 gene encoding uncharacterized protein LOC107870170 isoform X1: protein MNISVLLRHSNVWVNEIEYVGYKSDRIVVSEHVTYEKLISTIAEELKIDETRKKIEARYIVEANACLLFIRNEMSVKLYVEIKKIDRGFGTYPLIITTLDKSASEMLFDGKVGAVMCCPSEVVEEIISYKSNSTSSMPLLDNKGNKIITDCKHNDVKFEQISKDKCTLILVMARFAIEHSFNYYAKRSDKKSYVLQYHSDDCVWVFKASCHRGTELFKVRFFQGVHTRPLKDQVFTQLQATVGFISGFAAPKLLNYKRIHTLDDIIEDIKNAFDVDINYQKTWRAKERVIGMLRGKPTDGHPQMARYVYMLNFVYPGSHIRMHKSEDNKFMYLFVALQLLKSGFEYCRPIVVVDGAHLSGAYKGTFVSVSTLDGASNLYLFVCIFIFVM, encoded by the exons atGAATATTTCGGTGCTTTTACGTCATTCCAATGTCTGGGTTAACGAAATCgagtatgttggttataagagtgATAGAATTGTGGTCAGTGAACATGTTACTTACGAAAAACTGATTTCTACTATTGCGGAAGAACTGAAAATCGACGaaacaaggaaaaaaattgaagctCGTTACATTGTTGAAGCAAATGCTTGTCTGTTGTTCATTCGGAATGAAATGAGTGTGAAGCTATATgtcgaaattaaaaaaattgaccgTGGATTTGGGACGTATCCTCTTATCATCACTACATTAGATAAGTCTGCTAGTGAAATGCTTTTTGATGGGAAAGTTGGTGCTGTAATGTGTTGTCCATCTGAAGTAGTTGAAGAAATAATTAGCTATAAATCTAATTCTACTTCTTCTATGCCTTTGTTGGATAACAAGGGGAACAAGATCATTACTGATTGCAAACATAATGATGTTAAGTTTGAACAAATCTCTAAGGACAAGTGTACTCTCATTTTGGTCATGGCGCGATTTGCAATTGAACATTCTTTCAATTACTATGCCAAAAGATCCGACAAGAAAAG CTATGTCCTACAATACCATTCGGACGATTGTGTTTGGGTCTTTAAAGCATCATGTCATCGGGGTACAGAACTATTTAAAGTTAGATTTTTCCAAGGTGTTCATACACGCCCGTTGAAAGACCAAGTTTTTACTCAACTTCAAGCTACAGTTGGATTTATTAGTGGTTTTGCTGCACCAAAACTTCTCAATTATAAGAGAATACACACCCTGGATGATATAATTGAAGATATTAAAAATGCTTTCGATGTAGACATTAACTATCAGAAGACTTGGAGGGCTAAAGAACGTGTGATTGGGATGTTAAGGGGGAAACCTACGGATGGTCATCCACAAATGGCTCGATATGTATACATGTTAAATTTCGTTTATCCAGGTTCAcatattagaatgcataaatccgaggataataaatttatgtatttgttCGTTGCATTGCAACTTTTAAAGAGTGGATTCGAGTATTGCAGGCCTATAGTTGTGGTTGATGGTGCACATTTGAGTGGAGCATATAAAGGTACATTTGTTTCCGTAAGCACTCTTGATGGAGCaagtaatttatatttatttgtatgtatatttatttttgtgatgtAA
- the LOC107870170 gene encoding uncharacterized protein LOC107870170 isoform X2 codes for MNISVLLRHSNVWVNEIEYVGYKSDRIVVSEHVTYEKLISTIAEELKIDETRKKIEARYIVEANACLLFIRNEMSVKLYVEIKKIDRGFGTYPLIITTLDKSASEMLFDGKVGAVMCCPSEVVEEIISYKSNSTSSMPLLDNKGNKIITDCKHNDVKFEQISKDKCTLILVMARFAIEHSFNYYAKRSDKKSYVLQYHSDDCVWVFKASCHRGTELFKVRFFQGVHTRPLKDQVFTQLQATVGFISGFAAPKLLNYKRIHTLDDIIEDIKNAFDVDINYQKTWRAKERVIGMLRGKPTDGHPQMARYVYMLNFVYPGSHIRMHKSEDNKFMYLFVALQLLKSGFEYCRPIVVVDGAHLSGAYKGRILSIAYGVVDSENDNSWT; via the exons atGAATATTTCGGTGCTTTTACGTCATTCCAATGTCTGGGTTAACGAAATCgagtatgttggttataagagtgATAGAATTGTGGTCAGTGAACATGTTACTTACGAAAAACTGATTTCTACTATTGCGGAAGAACTGAAAATCGACGaaacaaggaaaaaaattgaagctCGTTACATTGTTGAAGCAAATGCTTGTCTGTTGTTCATTCGGAATGAAATGAGTGTGAAGCTATATgtcgaaattaaaaaaattgaccgTGGATTTGGGACGTATCCTCTTATCATCACTACATTAGATAAGTCTGCTAGTGAAATGCTTTTTGATGGGAAAGTTGGTGCTGTAATGTGTTGTCCATCTGAAGTAGTTGAAGAAATAATTAGCTATAAATCTAATTCTACTTCTTCTATGCCTTTGTTGGATAACAAGGGGAACAAGATCATTACTGATTGCAAACATAATGATGTTAAGTTTGAACAAATCTCTAAGGACAAGTGTACTCTCATTTTGGTCATGGCGCGATTTGCAATTGAACATTCTTTCAATTACTATGCCAAAAGATCCGACAAGAAAAG CTATGTCCTACAATACCATTCGGACGATTGTGTTTGGGTCTTTAAAGCATCATGTCATCGGGGTACAGAACTATTTAAAGTTAGATTTTTCCAAGGTGTTCATACACGCCCGTTGAAAGACCAAGTTTTTACTCAACTTCAAGCTACAGTTGGATTTATTAGTGGTTTTGCTGCACCAAAACTTCTCAATTATAAGAGAATACACACCCTGGATGATATAATTGAAGATATTAAAAATGCTTTCGATGTAGACATTAACTATCAGAAGACTTGGAGGGCTAAAGAACGTGTGATTGGGATGTTAAGGGGGAAACCTACGGATGGTCATCCACAAATGGCTCGATATGTATACATGTTAAATTTCGTTTATCCAGGTTCAcatattagaatgcataaatccgaggataataaatttatgtatttgttCGTTGCATTGCAACTTTTAAAGAGTGGATTCGAGTATTGCAGGCCTATAGTTGTGGTTGATGGTGCACATTTGAGTGGAGCATATAAAG GACGCATTCTGTCGATTGCGTATGGTGTTGTTGATAGTGAAAACGATAATTCGTGGACTTGA